The following proteins come from a genomic window of Phacochoerus africanus isolate WHEZ1 chromosome 9, ROS_Pafr_v1, whole genome shotgun sequence:
- the LOC125136404 gene encoding translation initiation factor IF-2-like yields MFYVCDGRRHLLRRASMAAPKDGGPRRGRRAAGGGPKMAAEARRRPLGRNGVVSPGGAAARRGAGRAGRGALGPTDAPPARCPRPPPACASARRPPSRPRGAGRALAGLRGVDLAPGGPRLSVACRWGASLGPRRPPPLPGSLNCSREAPSEGGGGAGPAPAALASAGRDLGGAQRSRRARRPQGLSPRGGRGPCSCCRRGAGSGGSAGIVAECEPLGSRKFGFLQSWALCARAG; encoded by the coding sequence ATGTTTTATGTGTGTGATGGGCGCCGCCATCTTCTTCGCAGGGCAAGTATGGCGGCCCCAAAAGATGGCGGgccgcggcgggggcggcgggcggcgggcggcgggccgAAGATGGCGGCGGAGGCGCGGCGCCGCCCGCTAGGCCGCAATGGCGTAGTTTCCCCGGGCGGGGCGGCCgcgcggcgcggggcggggcgcgcggggcggggcgcgctCGGGCCAACGGACGCCCCGCCGGCCCGTTGTCCGCGGCCCCCGCCCGCGTGTGCGTCCGCGAGGCGGCCGCCCTCGAGGCCCCGGGGCGCGGGCAGGGCGTTGGCGGGGCTGCGCGGCGTGGACCTCGCGCCGGGCGGGCCGCGCCTTTCCGTGGCCTGCCGCTGGGGGGCGTCCCTGGGGCcgcgccgccccccgccccttcccGGGAGCCTCAACTGCTCCCGGGAGGCGCCTTCCGAAGGGGGCGGAGGCGCCGGGCCTGCGCCGGCCGCGCTCGCCTCGGCGGGGCGGGACCTGGGCGGCGCGCAGCGCTCGCGTCGGGCTCGGCGCCCGCAGGGCCTGTCACCGCGCGGCGGCCGAGGTCCCTGCTCCTGCTGCCGCCGCGGCGCCGGGTCGGGAGGGTCGGCGGGGATCGTAGCTGAGTGCGAGCCCCTAGGCTCGCGGAAGTTTGGTTTTCTTCAGTCCTGGGCGCTTTGCGCACGGGCCGGGTAG